The following are from one region of the Shinella sp. PSBB067 genome:
- the iolD gene encoding 3D-(3,5/4)-trihydroxycyclohexane-1,2-dione acylhydrolase (decyclizing) produces MAKTIRLTMAQAVAHFLKAQMTVVDGRKVPIFAGVWAIFGHGNVAGMGEALYQVREELPTLRAHNEQGMAHAAVAFAKASFRQRFMACTTSIGPGALNMVTAAGVAHVNRLPVLFLPGDVFANRIPDPVLQQIEDFGDGTVSVNDAFRCVSRYFDRITRPEQIIPALKRAMQVLTDPVDCGPVTLSLCQDVQAEAYDYPASLFEEKVWTQRRPRPDSDELAAAIATLRKAEKPLILAGGGVLYSQATAELRAFAGMHGIPVAVTQAGKSAIPDDHPLCMGSIGVTGTSAANAFAEEADVILAVGTRMQDFTTGSWALFKNEKLKMIGLNTVAFDATKHDSQPLVADAREGLTLLSEALGGWKAPASVEASAKVRKDEWMAAANRATAPTNADLPSDAQVIGAVQRTIGGENSVLVCAAGGLPGELHKLWQAVKPGGYHMEYGFSCMGYEIAGALGVKLARPEADVVVMVGDGSYMMMNSELSTSIMLGSKLTVIVLDNRGYGCINRLQMGTGGANFNNLLKDAMIETMPDIDFRAHAESMGAVAVKVSSIAGLETAIEESKANERTSVIVIDTDPLITTQEGGHWWDVAVPEVSPRAEVNKAREAYVKARAAQSLG; encoded by the coding sequence ATGGCAAAGACGATCCGGCTGACGATGGCGCAGGCCGTCGCGCATTTCCTGAAGGCGCAGATGACCGTCGTGGACGGCAGGAAGGTGCCGATCTTCGCCGGTGTCTGGGCCATTTTCGGCCACGGCAACGTCGCGGGCATGGGCGAGGCGCTCTACCAGGTGCGCGAGGAGCTGCCGACGCTACGCGCCCATAACGAGCAGGGCATGGCGCATGCCGCTGTCGCCTTCGCCAAGGCGAGCTTCCGCCAGCGCTTCATGGCCTGCACGACCTCCATCGGCCCCGGCGCGCTCAACATGGTGACAGCCGCCGGCGTCGCGCATGTCAACCGCCTGCCCGTCCTGTTCCTGCCCGGCGACGTCTTCGCCAACCGCATTCCCGACCCGGTGCTCCAGCAGATCGAGGATTTCGGCGACGGCACCGTCTCCGTCAACGACGCCTTCCGCTGCGTCTCGCGCTATTTCGACCGCATCACCCGTCCCGAGCAGATCATCCCGGCGCTGAAGCGCGCCATGCAGGTGCTGACCGATCCCGTCGATTGCGGCCCGGTGACGCTCTCGCTCTGCCAGGACGTGCAGGCGGAAGCCTACGACTACCCGGCGAGCCTCTTCGAAGAGAAGGTCTGGACGCAGCGCCGCCCGCGGCCGGACAGCGACGAGCTGGCCGCCGCCATCGCGACGCTGCGCAAAGCGGAAAAGCCGCTGATCCTTGCCGGCGGCGGCGTGCTCTACTCGCAGGCGACCGCCGAGCTCAGGGCCTTTGCCGGCATGCACGGCATTCCGGTCGCCGTCACCCAGGCGGGCAAGTCGGCGATCCCGGACGACCATCCGCTGTGTATGGGCTCCATCGGCGTCACCGGCACCTCCGCCGCCAATGCCTTTGCCGAGGAGGCGGACGTCATCCTCGCCGTCGGCACGCGGATGCAGGACTTCACGACCGGCTCCTGGGCACTTTTCAAGAATGAAAAACTGAAGATGATCGGCCTCAACACCGTCGCCTTCGATGCTACCAAGCATGACAGCCAGCCGCTCGTCGCCGACGCCCGCGAGGGGCTGACGCTGCTTTCCGAAGCGCTCGGCGGCTGGAAGGCCCCGGCCTCGGTGGAAGCCTCGGCCAAGGTCCGCAAGGACGAATGGATGGCGGCGGCGAACCGGGCGACCGCGCCGACCAATGCCGACCTTCCTTCCGACGCGCAGGTCATCGGCGCGGTGCAGCGCACCATCGGCGGCGAGAATTCCGTGCTCGTCTGCGCGGCCGGCGGGCTTCCGGGCGAGTTGCACAAGCTCTGGCAGGCGGTGAAGCCCGGCGGCTACCACATGGAATACGGCTTTTCCTGCATGGGCTACGAGATCGCCGGGGCGCTCGGCGTCAAGCTGGCGCGGCCGGAAGCGGATGTCGTCGTCATGGTCGGCGACGGCTCCTACATGATGATGAATTCCGAGCTTTCCACCTCGATCATGCTCGGCAGTAAGCTGACCGTCATCGTGCTCGACAATCGCGGCTACGGCTGCATCAACCGCCTGCAGATGGGCACCGGCGGCGCCAACTTCAACAACCTGCTCAAGGACGCGATGATCGAGACCATGCCGGATATCGACTTCCGCGCCCATGCCGAGAGCATGGGGGCCGTCGCCGTCAAGGTCTCCTCCATCGCCGGCCTCGAAACGGCCATTGAGGAGAGCAAGGCGAACGAGCGCACCTCGGTCATCGTCATCGACACCGATCCGCTGATCACGACGCAGGAAGGCGGGCACTGGTGGGACGTCGCCGTGCCGGAGGTGAGCCCCCGGGCCGAGGTCAACAAGGCGCGCGAGGCCTATGTGAAGGCCCGCGCGGCGCAGAGCCTCGGTTAG